One genomic region from Prionailurus bengalensis isolate Pbe53 chromosome C1, Fcat_Pben_1.1_paternal_pri, whole genome shotgun sequence encodes:
- the LOC122479579 gene encoding olfactory receptor 2D2-like, whose amino-acid sequence MQELNQSSVTEFILLGFAPNPRTNPLLFTFFLTFYLLILISNRLLITLIHQDSRLHTPMYFFISVLSMLDMCYTTTTVPQMLVHILSEKRTISFARCVAQMYIFLLFGVTESWLFSIMSVDRYVAICHPLRYKIIMSHWMCLLMVGICAAYGVVGGLCYTFFAMNLPYCGPNEIDHYFCEVPAVLKLACADTSLNDLVDFITGFNVIVVPLSLVVIVYANIFATIMKIRSAQGRVKAFSTCASHITVVTMFAIPCIIMYRSPGSDSLSNNGKKMALFYNIATAFLNPVIYSLRNKDVKKAFLKLMGQSRAPQ is encoded by the coding sequence ATGCAAGAACTCAACCAGTCCTCCGTGACAGAATTCATTCTATTGGGTTTTGCTCCCAACCCTAGGACCAACCCTCTGCTCTTCACCTTCTTTCTCACCTTTTACCTGCTAATCCTCATAAGCAACAGGCTCCTCATCACCCTTATTCACCAGGATTCTCGCCTCCACACACCCATGTACTTTTTCATCAGTGTCCTCTCCATGCTGGACATGTGCTACACAACCACTACCGTGCCCCAGATGCTTGTGCATATTCTCAGTGAGAAGAGGACCATCTCTTTTGCTAGATGTGTGGCCCAGATGTACATCTTCCTCCTCTTTGGGGTCACTGAGTCCTGGCTTTTCTCTATCATGTCTGTGGACAGGTACGTGGCCATCTGCCATCCTCTCCGGTATAAGATCATCATGAGCCATTGGATGTGCCTCCTCATGGTGGGCATCTGTGCAGCCTATGGTGTGGTGGGTGGCCTGTGCTATACCTTCTTTGCTATGAATCTGCCCTACTGTGGCCCTAATGAAATTGACCACTACTTCTGTGAGGTCCCTGCTGTCCTAAAGCTGGCCTGTGCAGACACATCCCTCAATGACTTGGTGGACTTCATCACGGGCTTCAATGTCATTGTGGTCCCACTGTCCCTGGTTGTCATAGTCTATGCCAACATCTTTGCTACCATCATGAAGATCCGCTCAGCCCAGGGACGGGTCaaagccttctccacctgtgcCTCCCACATCACTGTGGTCACCATGTTCGCCATTCCATGCATCATTATGTACAGGAGCCCTGGCTCTGACTCTTTGTCAAACAATGGCAAGAAAATGGCCCTTTTTTATAACATTGCCACAGCCTTCCTCAACCCTGTCATCTACAGTCTGAGGAACAAGGATGTGAAAAAGGCTTTCCTCAAATTGATGGGACAGAGCAGGGCCCCACAGTGA